From Bombyx mori chromosome 26, ASM3026992v2, one genomic window encodes:
- the LOC101735406 gene encoding probable sodium/potassium/calcium exchanger CG1090 isoform X2, with protein sequence MRRPRRHRWLTISVFFIAYSVIQAVFSATTVSEPSAPSKADTTPDESVVKTTPPVEYTSKAGQKKEDSTDSQGNSEEVGETATEGGKKSLKGLIDDEEDDKKTIKDAGYEDSKETQDLREKERAAWVIPTVHPFRENCTPPAIEQFPKPLMGQKARKHGGLILHILVAMFTFIGLAIVCDEYFVSSLDRICEELRLAPDVAGATFMAAGSSAPELATVVIGVFCAQDDIGVSGVIGSAVFNIMFVISVCALCAGTVSHLNWWPLCRDCFFYALSILVMLCTIANEYVSWPEALFMLIMYGVYCVALRFNTALEQWAMTLPLPFKLPTREEQAALVTYSRNAAAGPTPAAEGQYSQVDGRTNDTPVQETSYNPTGAYDNAAYNADPTPVWDPNRAWDNNSQSYDPPSARLEQPQTASPQQSQPQQTQQQAPPPQAPAAPAYYKAKEYNPETAVDPLVKPIGANKFQLACWYIAFPVHWSCRHTMPDCRGPWYPVTFIISMLWISFYSYFMVWMITIIGYTLGIPDTVMGLTFVAAGVSVPDALSSLAVIKEGYGDMAVSNAVGSNVFDILVCLGLPWFLQTAVIHPGSHVNVYSKGLIYSTLSLFSTVVFLVVATHANGWKLDRKYGAVLMVWYVLFITLASLYELNIFGEYNKPDCISKY encoded by the exons ATGCGGCGTCCTCGTCGTCACAGGTGGCTGACGATATCTGTTTTCTTCATCGCTTACTCCGTGATCCAAGCCGTGTTCAGCGCGACCACGGTGTCGGAGCCGTCCGCTCCAAGTAAAGCAGACACCACACCGGACGAGTCCGTTGTAAAGACCACGCCTCCCGTTGAATACACCAGTAAGGCCGGACAGAAGAAAG aagACAGTACTGACAGTCAGGGAAATTCCGAAGAAGTGGGTGAGACGGCTACAGAAGGAGGTAAAAAGAGTCTCAAAGGACTGATTGACGATGAAGAAGATGATAAGAAGACTATCAAGGACGCTGGATACGAGGAT AGCAAGGAGACGCAGGATCTGCGCGAGAAAGAACGAGCAGCTTGGGTCATTCCCACCGTTCATCCGTTTAGGGAAAACTGCACCCCACCCGCTATCGAACAG TTCCCAAAGCCCCTGATGGGTCAAAAAGCTCGAAAGCACGGCGGCCTGATCCTGCACATACTGGTCGCCATGTTCACGTTCATAGGACTCGCTATCGTGTGCGACGAGTACTTCGTGTCAAGCTTGGACAGGATCTGTGAAG AACTGAGGTTGGCGCCCGATGTTGCTGGAGCGACGTTCATGGCGGCGGGTAGTTCCGCTCCTGAGCTGGCGACCGTCGTCATCGGCGTCTTCTGCGCTCAGGATGACATAG GCGTCTCGGGTGTGATCGGTTCGGCGGTATTCAACATTATGTTCGTGATATCCGTGTGTGCCCTCTGCGCCGGCACCGTGTCGCATCTCAACTGGTGGCCCCTCTGCAGAGACTGCTTCTTCTACGCCCTATCTATACTGGTGATGCTGTGTACCATCGCTAATGAATACGTTAGCTG GCCTGAAGCTCTGTTCATGTTGATAATGTACGGAGTGTACTGCGTGGCGCTTCGGTTCAACACGGCGCTGGAGCAATGGGCGATGACTCTCCCTCTGCCCTTCAAACTGCCGACCAGGGAGGAGCAGGCGGCCCTTGTAACCTACAG CCGGAATGCCGCGGCGGGCCCGACTCCGGCCGCGGAGGGCCAGTACTCGCAAGTCGACGGACGCACCAACGACACTCCGGTTCAAGAAACAT CGTACAATCCCACCGGAGCTTACGACAACGCGGCGTACAATGCAGACCCCACCCCAGTGTGGGACCCGAACCGAGCCTGGGACAATAAC AGTCAGAGCTACGACCCTCCGTCAGCGCGACTTGAACAGCCTCAGACCGCGAGCCCCCAACAGTCGCAACCGCAGCAAACGCAGCAACAGGCCCCGCCGCCACAA gcACCGGCGGCTCCCGCTTACTACAAGGCAAAGGAGTACAATCCCGAGACAGCCGTGGATCCTCTGGTCAAGCCGATCGGAGCCA ATAAATTCCAATTGGCTTGCTGGTACATTGCGTTCCCGGTTCACTGGTCGTGTCGGCACACGATGCCTGACTGCCGGGGACCCTGGTACCCGGTCACCTTCATCATATCGATGCTCTGGATCTCGTTCTACTCCTACTTCATGGTCTGGATGATAACGATTATCG GCTATACACTCGGGATCCCGGACACGGTCATGGGTCTCACGTTTGTGGCGGCTGGAGTCTCTGTACCCGACGCGCTCTCCTCGCTCGCCGTCATCAAAGAAGG TTACGGAGACATGGCGGTGTCGAATGCCGTCGGCTCGAACGTCTTCGACATCCTGGTTTGCCTGGGACTGCCGTGGTTCCTGCAGACCGCCGTCATCCACCCCGGGAGCCATGTGAACGTTTACAGCAAAG gtctGATCTATTCCACGTTATCGCTGTTTTCGACCGTCGTGTTTCTGGTGGTGGCTACCCACGCCAACGGCTGGAAGCTGGACCGGAAGTACGGCGCAGTGCTGATGGTCTGGTACGTTCTCTTCATAACACTGGCGAGCCTATACGAGCTGAACATCTTCGGGGAATACAACAAGCCGGATTGTATTTcgaaatattaa
- the LOC101735406 gene encoding probable sodium/potassium/calcium exchanger CG1090 isoform X1, with translation MQPTRMRRPRRHRWLTISVFFIAYSVIQAVFSATTVSEPSAPSKADTTPDESVVKTTPPVEYTSKAGQKKEDSTDSQGNSEEVGETATEGGKKSLKGLIDDEEDDKKTIKDAGYEDSKETQDLREKERAAWVIPTVHPFRENCTPPAIEQFPKPLMGQKARKHGGLILHILVAMFTFIGLAIVCDEYFVSSLDRICEELRLAPDVAGATFMAAGSSAPELATVVIGVFCAQDDIGVSGVIGSAVFNIMFVISVCALCAGTVSHLNWWPLCRDCFFYALSILVMLCTIANEYVSWPEALFMLIMYGVYCVALRFNTALEQWAMTLPLPFKLPTREEQAALVTYSRNAAAGPTPAAEGQYSQVDGRTNDTPVQETSYNPTGAYDNAAYNADPTPVWDPNRAWDNNSQSYDPPSARLEQPQTASPQQSQPQQTQQQAPPPQAPAAPAYYKAKEYNPETAVDPLVKPIGANKFQLACWYIAFPVHWSCRHTMPDCRGPWYPVTFIISMLWISFYSYFMVWMITIIGYTLGIPDTVMGLTFVAAGVSVPDALSSLAVIKEGYGDMAVSNAVGSNVFDILVCLGLPWFLQTAVIHPGSHVNVYSKGLIYSTLSLFSTVVFLVVATHANGWKLDRKYGAVLMVWYVLFITLASLYELNIFGEYNKPDCISKY, from the exons AGGATGCGGCGTCCTCGTCGTCACAGGTGGCTGACGATATCTGTTTTCTTCATCGCTTACTCCGTGATCCAAGCCGTGTTCAGCGCGACCACGGTGTCGGAGCCGTCCGCTCCAAGTAAAGCAGACACCACACCGGACGAGTCCGTTGTAAAGACCACGCCTCCCGTTGAATACACCAGTAAGGCCGGACAGAAGAAAG aagACAGTACTGACAGTCAGGGAAATTCCGAAGAAGTGGGTGAGACGGCTACAGAAGGAGGTAAAAAGAGTCTCAAAGGACTGATTGACGATGAAGAAGATGATAAGAAGACTATCAAGGACGCTGGATACGAGGAT AGCAAGGAGACGCAGGATCTGCGCGAGAAAGAACGAGCAGCTTGGGTCATTCCCACCGTTCATCCGTTTAGGGAAAACTGCACCCCACCCGCTATCGAACAG TTCCCAAAGCCCCTGATGGGTCAAAAAGCTCGAAAGCACGGCGGCCTGATCCTGCACATACTGGTCGCCATGTTCACGTTCATAGGACTCGCTATCGTGTGCGACGAGTACTTCGTGTCAAGCTTGGACAGGATCTGTGAAG AACTGAGGTTGGCGCCCGATGTTGCTGGAGCGACGTTCATGGCGGCGGGTAGTTCCGCTCCTGAGCTGGCGACCGTCGTCATCGGCGTCTTCTGCGCTCAGGATGACATAG GCGTCTCGGGTGTGATCGGTTCGGCGGTATTCAACATTATGTTCGTGATATCCGTGTGTGCCCTCTGCGCCGGCACCGTGTCGCATCTCAACTGGTGGCCCCTCTGCAGAGACTGCTTCTTCTACGCCCTATCTATACTGGTGATGCTGTGTACCATCGCTAATGAATACGTTAGCTG GCCTGAAGCTCTGTTCATGTTGATAATGTACGGAGTGTACTGCGTGGCGCTTCGGTTCAACACGGCGCTGGAGCAATGGGCGATGACTCTCCCTCTGCCCTTCAAACTGCCGACCAGGGAGGAGCAGGCGGCCCTTGTAACCTACAG CCGGAATGCCGCGGCGGGCCCGACTCCGGCCGCGGAGGGCCAGTACTCGCAAGTCGACGGACGCACCAACGACACTCCGGTTCAAGAAACAT CGTACAATCCCACCGGAGCTTACGACAACGCGGCGTACAATGCAGACCCCACCCCAGTGTGGGACCCGAACCGAGCCTGGGACAATAAC AGTCAGAGCTACGACCCTCCGTCAGCGCGACTTGAACAGCCTCAGACCGCGAGCCCCCAACAGTCGCAACCGCAGCAAACGCAGCAACAGGCCCCGCCGCCACAA gcACCGGCGGCTCCCGCTTACTACAAGGCAAAGGAGTACAATCCCGAGACAGCCGTGGATCCTCTGGTCAAGCCGATCGGAGCCA ATAAATTCCAATTGGCTTGCTGGTACATTGCGTTCCCGGTTCACTGGTCGTGTCGGCACACGATGCCTGACTGCCGGGGACCCTGGTACCCGGTCACCTTCATCATATCGATGCTCTGGATCTCGTTCTACTCCTACTTCATGGTCTGGATGATAACGATTATCG GCTATACACTCGGGATCCCGGACACGGTCATGGGTCTCACGTTTGTGGCGGCTGGAGTCTCTGTACCCGACGCGCTCTCCTCGCTCGCCGTCATCAAAGAAGG TTACGGAGACATGGCGGTGTCGAATGCCGTCGGCTCGAACGTCTTCGACATCCTGGTTTGCCTGGGACTGCCGTGGTTCCTGCAGACCGCCGTCATCCACCCCGGGAGCCATGTGAACGTTTACAGCAAAG gtctGATCTATTCCACGTTATCGCTGTTTTCGACCGTCGTGTTTCTGGTGGTGGCTACCCACGCCAACGGCTGGAAGCTGGACCGGAAGTACGGCGCAGTGCTGATGGTCTGGTACGTTCTCTTCATAACACTGGCGAGCCTATACGAGCTGAACATCTTCGGGGAATACAACAAGCCGGATTGTATTTcgaaatattaa